From Microbacterium sp. LWH11-1.2, one genomic window encodes:
- a CDS encoding acyltransferase family protein, whose amino-acid sequence MGGHSAHRRRHRGRADGHRRGHDLNRARPAPPRRAAFRADIQALRAIAIAAVVLNHLWPTRLTGGYVGVDVFFVISGFLITSHLTREVAATGRIALAAFYARRVRRLLPAALLVLIVSAIGTLLLLPYPRWPRAGAEIAASAGYVENWFLSAMSVNYSALNDQATVAQHYWSLSVEEQFYLLWPLLLLAAAWWAARRSARPRVVAVVVLAVLVVTSLAASVIATTLIPSQAYFATYTRAWEFGVGGLLALTATRRLPRVGADVLALGGLVMIALAAVFFGPATPFPGYVALLPVLGTAAMILAGTGRERLWHTAVTGTRPVQWIGDVSYSLYLWHWPLIVLVPFLVGAAASTVMKLGILALSLLLAWATARFVERPGQRWKVLAASPRRTLLAMLGAVVTVALVGGGLVLAGRAASAADVPPVTVTIEECVGPQAMDPGAECPDRFGPAADVVMGPGNAYFDVPDECGADPALLPFGDTTATVVCDFSAGSADAPTVWLVGDSHAQQWQGAVFDLARTEGWIVTTSFGGGCPVIDAPFVGFRTPASAAEQARCREWSAAVQAAVVEAAPDVVLTSSAGRVQLVDDGTDRPQIDQFADGLQSTWRAWADAGVTVIALGGVPFNGEVRSPDCLLVNARNPLACAVPIAEAQPADPYLLAASTADDPSIRSFDAGPYFCDETRCYAAIGGTAVFYDADHLNLDYVRRFAPMLADVIGPIVGD is encoded by the coding sequence CTGGGCGGGCACTCCGCGCATCGTCGTCGGCACCGCGGTCGAGCTGATGGCCACCGCAGGGGCCACGACCTGAACCGCGCACGGCCCGCCCCTCCTCGGCGTGCCGCGTTCCGTGCGGACATCCAGGCGCTCCGCGCGATCGCCATCGCCGCGGTGGTGCTCAACCACCTCTGGCCGACCCGCCTGACCGGGGGCTACGTCGGCGTCGACGTGTTCTTCGTCATCTCCGGGTTCCTGATCACGAGTCATCTCACCCGTGAGGTGGCCGCCACGGGGCGCATCGCGCTCGCCGCGTTCTACGCACGCCGGGTGCGCCGGCTCCTTCCCGCCGCGCTCCTGGTGCTGATCGTCAGCGCGATCGGCACCCTGCTGCTCCTGCCGTACCCTCGCTGGCCGCGGGCCGGCGCCGAGATCGCGGCGAGCGCCGGCTACGTCGAGAACTGGTTCCTCAGCGCCATGTCGGTGAACTACTCGGCGCTCAACGACCAGGCGACCGTCGCGCAGCACTACTGGTCCCTGTCGGTCGAAGAGCAGTTCTATCTGCTCTGGCCGCTGCTCCTGCTGGCCGCGGCCTGGTGGGCGGCCAGGCGGTCGGCGCGCCCGCGGGTCGTCGCGGTCGTCGTGCTGGCCGTCCTCGTCGTCACCTCGCTCGCGGCGAGCGTGATCGCCACGACGCTCATCCCGAGCCAGGCCTACTTCGCGACCTACACCCGCGCCTGGGAGTTCGGCGTCGGCGGCCTGCTGGCGCTGACCGCGACACGACGTCTCCCGCGCGTGGGGGCCGATGTGCTCGCGCTCGGGGGCCTCGTCATGATCGCGCTGGCCGCCGTGTTCTTCGGCCCCGCGACGCCGTTCCCCGGTTACGTGGCGCTGCTGCCCGTGCTCGGCACGGCGGCGATGATCCTCGCCGGAACCGGACGCGAGCGCCTCTGGCACACCGCGGTGACCGGGACCAGGCCGGTGCAGTGGATCGGCGACGTCTCCTATTCGCTCTACCTCTGGCACTGGCCGCTGATCGTGCTCGTGCCGTTCCTCGTCGGAGCAGCTGCGTCGACCGTCATGAAGCTCGGCATCCTGGCGCTCTCCCTGCTGCTGGCCTGGGCGACGGCCCGTTTCGTGGAGCGCCCCGGTCAGCGCTGGAAGGTCCTCGCCGCCTCTCCGCGTCGGACCCTCCTCGCGATGCTGGGCGCCGTCGTCACCGTGGCTCTCGTCGGCGGCGGGCTCGTCCTGGCCGGCCGAGCGGCGTCCGCGGCGGACGTGCCGCCCGTGACCGTCACGATCGAGGAGTGCGTCGGACCCCAGGCGATGGATCCCGGCGCGGAGTGTCCTGACCGGTTCGGGCCGGCGGCCGACGTGGTGATGGGCCCGGGGAACGCCTATTTCGACGTGCCCGACGAGTGCGGGGCCGATCCGGCGCTGCTGCCTTTCGGCGACACGACGGCGACGGTGGTGTGCGATTTCAGCGCGGGATCCGCGGATGCGCCGACGGTGTGGCTCGTCGGCGATTCGCACGCACAGCAGTGGCAGGGCGCGGTGTTCGACCTCGCCCGCACCGAGGGGTGGATCGTGACCACGTCGTTCGGCGGAGGGTGCCCGGTGATCGACGCCCCCTTCGTGGGGTTCCGCACGCCGGCGAGTGCCGCGGAGCAGGCGCGCTGCCGGGAGTGGTCGGCCGCCGTACAGGCCGCGGTCGTGGAGGCGGCTCCCGACGTCGTCCTCACGTCGTCGGCGGGCCGGGTGCAGCTCGTGGACGACGGCACCGACCGCCCGCAGATCGACCAGTTCGCGGACGGCCTGCAGAGCACCTGGCGCGCCTGGGCGGATGCCGGTGTGACGGTGATCGCCCTCGGCGGCGTACCGTTCAACGGTGAGGTGCGCTCGCCCGACTGCCTCCTCGTCAACGCGCGCAACCCGCTCGCGTGCGCGGTGCCGATAGCCGAGGCGCAGCCGGCCGATCCCTATCTGCTCGCGGCATCCACGGCGGACGATCCATCGATCCGGTCCTTCGACGCCGGACCGTACTTCTGCGACGAGACGCGGTGCTACGCCGCGATCGGCGGCACGGCGGTCTTCTACGACGCGGACCATCTGAACCTCGACTACGTCCGCCGATTCGCTCCGATGCTGGCCGACGTCATCGGGCCGATCGTGGGCGACTGA
- a CDS encoding nucleotide sugar dehydrogenase, whose amino-acid sequence MRIAVVALGKIGLPLALQFADRGHEVIGVDVNPTLVEAVNSGVEPFPGEAQLQEKLTAALAAGRLRATTDYAEAIPSAEAVVVVVPLFVNEETAEPEFGWMDQATRSLAQHLRPGTLVSYETTLPVGITRGRWKPMLEEVSGLTEGEDFHVVFSPERVYSGRIFADLRKYPKLVGALSDEGARRAVEFYEAVLEFDDRPDLARANGVWDLGSAEAAEMAKLAETTYRDVNIGLANEFALFAGANGIDVYQVIEACNSQVFSHIHRPGIAVGGHCIPVYPKLYLSTDPGADIVRTARRVNESMPERLVAQAEGILGSLSGLRAVVLGASYRGGVKETAFSGVFPTVAALQARGAAVQVHDPLYSDEELRRLGFEPYTLGDDIDIAILQTDHAAYRELEPAQLPGIKLLVDGRAATDAARWAGTPRIVVGTAVELMATAGATT is encoded by the coding sequence ATGCGTATCGCCGTCGTGGCCCTCGGAAAGATCGGCCTCCCTCTCGCTCTGCAGTTCGCCGACCGTGGACATGAGGTGATCGGGGTCGATGTGAACCCGACGCTCGTCGAGGCCGTCAACAGCGGGGTCGAGCCGTTCCCCGGTGAGGCGCAGCTGCAGGAGAAGCTCACCGCGGCTCTGGCAGCCGGACGCCTGCGCGCCACGACCGACTACGCCGAGGCGATCCCGTCGGCGGAGGCCGTCGTCGTGGTGGTCCCGCTCTTCGTCAACGAGGAGACCGCGGAGCCCGAGTTCGGCTGGATGGACCAGGCCACGAGGTCGCTCGCGCAGCATCTCCGCCCCGGCACCCTGGTCTCGTACGAGACGACGCTCCCCGTGGGCATCACCCGCGGTCGGTGGAAGCCGATGCTCGAGGAGGTCTCCGGACTGACCGAGGGCGAGGACTTCCATGTCGTCTTCTCGCCGGAGCGCGTGTACTCCGGCCGCATCTTCGCGGACCTCCGCAAGTACCCGAAGCTGGTCGGCGCGCTGTCCGACGAGGGTGCGCGTCGCGCCGTGGAGTTCTACGAGGCCGTCCTCGAGTTCGACGATCGTCCGGATCTCGCGCGGGCCAACGGCGTGTGGGACCTGGGCAGCGCGGAAGCCGCGGAGATGGCCAAGCTCGCCGAGACCACGTACCGCGATGTGAACATCGGGCTCGCGAACGAGTTCGCCCTGTTCGCGGGGGCCAACGGGATCGACGTCTACCAGGTGATCGAGGCCTGCAACTCCCAGGTCTTCAGCCACATCCACCGCCCGGGCATCGCCGTCGGCGGTCACTGCATCCCGGTGTATCCGAAGCTCTACCTCTCGACGGATCCCGGCGCCGACATCGTGCGGACCGCGCGTCGCGTGAACGAATCCATGCCGGAGCGACTGGTCGCCCAGGCCGAGGGCATCCTCGGATCGCTGTCCGGGCTGCGGGCTGTCGTCCTCGGCGCCAGCTACCGCGGCGGTGTGAAGGAGACGGCCTTCTCGGGTGTGTTCCCGACCGTGGCTGCTCTGCAGGCGCGCGGGGCAGCCGTCCAGGTGCACGATCCGCTGTACAGCGATGAGGAGCTGCGCCGACTCGGATTCGAGCCGTACACGCTGGGCGACGACATCGACATCGCGATCCTGCAGACCGACCACGCCGCCTACCGTGAGCTCGAGCCTGCGCAGCTTCCCGGTATCAAGCTGCTCGTCGACGGTCGCGCCGCGACGGATGCCGCGCGCTGGGCGGGCACTCCGCGCATCGTCGTCGGCACCGCGGTCGAGCTGATGGCCACCGCAGGGGCCACGACCTGA
- the wecB gene encoding UDP-N-acetylglucosamine 2-epimerase (non-hydrolyzing) has translation MKIISVVGARPQFVKLAPIHKAALAAGVEHVIVHTGQHYDPMLSDVFFEDLGIAAPDVHLGVGSGSHGVQTGSMLAALDAVFDEHRPDWVLVYGDTNSTVAAALSAVKMHIPVAHLEAGLRSFNRRMPEEHNRVLTDHAADLLLAPTEVAVEHLANEGLAERTVLVGDVMTDVLFEVRDQVAGAPSALIEELGLEAGGFYVATIHRAENTDDPARLAEIAAGLADLDKPVVLLAHPRVVAKAAAHGIALTQGSLIAHAPLAYADLIAAAVSSAGVVTDSGGLQKEAFLLRVPCTTVRTETEWVETVQLGWNVLANTAQEIAAGVTRPRPADTDQAPYGDGHAATRVISVLEGQRR, from the coding sequence GTGAAGATCATCAGCGTCGTCGGCGCCCGCCCCCAGTTCGTGAAGCTCGCTCCGATCCACAAGGCTGCGCTCGCCGCCGGCGTGGAGCACGTCATCGTGCACACCGGTCAGCACTACGATCCGATGCTCTCCGACGTGTTCTTCGAGGACCTGGGCATCGCCGCTCCCGACGTGCACCTCGGTGTGGGAAGCGGATCCCACGGCGTGCAGACGGGCTCGATGCTGGCTGCGCTCGACGCCGTGTTCGACGAGCACCGCCCGGACTGGGTCCTCGTCTACGGAGACACGAACTCGACGGTCGCCGCGGCGCTGAGCGCCGTGAAGATGCACATCCCGGTCGCGCACCTCGAGGCCGGTCTGCGCAGCTTCAACCGCCGGATGCCGGAGGAGCACAACCGGGTGCTGACCGACCACGCGGCTGACCTCCTGCTGGCTCCCACCGAGGTCGCGGTCGAGCACCTCGCGAACGAGGGGCTCGCCGAGCGCACGGTGCTCGTGGGGGACGTCATGACCGACGTGCTGTTCGAGGTCCGCGATCAGGTGGCGGGGGCTCCCTCCGCCCTGATCGAGGAGCTCGGCCTGGAGGCGGGTGGGTTCTACGTCGCGACCATCCATCGCGCCGAGAACACCGACGACCCCGCGCGCCTGGCGGAGATCGCCGCCGGTCTCGCGGACCTCGACAAGCCCGTGGTCCTGCTGGCTCATCCGCGCGTCGTCGCGAAGGCCGCCGCCCACGGCATCGCGCTCACCCAGGGATCTCTCATCGCGCATGCGCCGCTGGCGTACGCCGACCTCATCGCCGCGGCCGTCTCGAGCGCCGGCGTCGTCACCGACTCGGGTGGTCTGCAGAAGGAGGCGTTCCTCCTGCGCGTGCCGTGCACGACGGTGCGCACGGAGACGGAATGGGTCGAGACCGTGCAGCTGGGCTGGAACGTGCTCGCGAACACGGCGCAGGAGATCGCCGCCGGAGTGACGCGCCCACGGCCCGCCGACACGGACCAGGCGCCCTACGGCGACGGTCACGCGGCCACCCGCGTCATCTCCGTGCTCGAGGGGCAGCGCCGCTGA
- a CDS encoding acyltransferase: MREPAESPNQEVPAWHGLPANRFNPHAWIVGEPEIGDGVWIGAFTVIDGSGGLVIGDGCDISAGVQIYTHSTVERCVSERARDIQRASSRIGGHVHIGANAVVLMGADIGHHSVIAAGAVVTENTVAPPYSVLRGVPARVFPDAARRFAD; this comes from the coding sequence GTGAGAGAGCCCGCTGAGTCGCCGAACCAGGAGGTGCCCGCGTGGCACGGCCTCCCCGCCAACAGATTCAATCCGCACGCGTGGATCGTCGGTGAGCCCGAGATCGGCGACGGCGTCTGGATCGGGGCGTTCACGGTCATCGACGGCAGCGGCGGCCTCGTGATCGGCGACGGCTGCGACATCTCCGCCGGTGTGCAGATCTACACGCACTCCACGGTCGAGCGCTGCGTCAGCGAACGCGCCCGAGACATCCAGCGCGCGTCGAGTCGGATCGGCGGCCACGTGCATATCGGTGCGAACGCCGTGGTCCTCATGGGCGCGGACATCGGCCACCACAGCGTCATCGCCGCCGGAGCGGTCGTCACCGAGAACACGGTCGCTCCTCCGTACAGCGTCCTCCGTGGCGTGCCGGCACGCGTGTTCCCCGACGCCGCCCGCCGGTTCGCGGACTGA
- a CDS encoding NAD-dependent epimerase/dehydratase family protein — translation MSVRSKSILVTGGAGFIGSHLVDRLIRDEPRRITVVDNFFLGSMENLTAAQAARPDIDVIRLDASDLAAMQDVVTTHEIDTVFDLAVIPLPTSLTYPAWTVQTNVGIATTFCEIARRGLVERLIHVSSSEAYGSARYIPMDEGHPHDAITPYAASKSAADHIIESYVQTFGIDATVIRPFNNIGPRQNPGSYAGIVPIIVRRVLDGEPIEIFGDGEQTRDFIFVKDSADLIAQVHDSDECRGKVLNLATGVETSVNELVSRILGLMGRPDHPVIHTEERPGDVRRHLADVSQLESLLGHQSPRLTDDALGQTVEWYTSVLS, via the coding sequence ATGTCTGTGCGTTCAAAATCCATCCTTGTCACCGGCGGCGCCGGCTTCATCGGGAGCCACCTGGTCGATCGACTCATCCGTGACGAGCCCCGACGGATCACCGTCGTCGACAACTTCTTCCTCGGCAGCATGGAGAACCTTACGGCCGCGCAGGCCGCGCGCCCGGACATCGACGTCATCCGGCTCGACGCCTCCGACCTCGCCGCCATGCAGGACGTCGTGACGACGCACGAGATCGACACGGTGTTCGACCTCGCCGTCATCCCGCTGCCGACCTCTCTGACCTACCCGGCCTGGACGGTCCAGACGAACGTCGGCATCGCCACGACGTTCTGCGAGATCGCCCGTCGCGGACTCGTGGAGCGCCTGATCCACGTCTCCAGCTCGGAGGCCTACGGCTCCGCCCGCTACATCCCGATGGACGAGGGGCACCCGCACGACGCGATCACCCCGTACGCGGCGAGCAAGTCCGCCGCGGATCACATCATCGAGTCCTACGTGCAGACGTTCGGGATCGACGCCACCGTGATCCGGCCCTTCAACAACATCGGTCCTCGCCAGAACCCCGGCTCGTACGCCGGCATCGTGCCGATCATCGTCCGCCGCGTGCTCGACGGCGAGCCGATCGAGATCTTCGGCGACGGCGAGCAGACCCGCGACTTCATCTTCGTCAAGGACAGCGCCGACCTGATCGCCCAGGTCCACGACTCCGACGAGTGCCGTGGCAAGGTGCTGAACCTCGCCACCGGCGTCGAGACCTCGGTCAACGAGCTCGTCTCGCGCATCCTCGGCCTGATGGGACGCCCCGACCACCCGGTCATCCACACGGAGGAGCGCCCCGGCGACGTCCGCCGCCACCTCGCCGACGTGTCGCAGCTCGAGTCGCTCCTGGGTCACCAGTCGCCGCGCCTCACCGACGACGCGCTCGGCCAGACCGTCGAGTGGTACACCTCGGTCCTGTCATGA
- a CDS encoding DegT/DnrJ/EryC1/StrS family aminotransferase: MRLNIPLTGAPEVDAVREVIESGYLTQGAKTAAFEEAVRGYTAARHAAAVSSATTGLHLALVALGVQPGDEVVIPGFSFPATANAVIQQGATPVFVDIDEATFNLDPALLDAAVTDRTRAIMPVHAFGLCADMDAINAVAARHELPVLEDAACALGGTYGGRHAGTLGTAGVYSFHPRKIITTAEGGMITTDDDELAKRIAVLRAHGAVRGELYMEFVEAGFNYRLSDVHAAIGLAQMTRIDDIVSGRRRAASELTSRVSGIEGVQVPTEPAGTAHTFQSYVVLLDDGIDRDEVIRRMRTRDIETTLGTYGMHLQPYFRERFGIPDEALPHTTRAHHQALTLPLYPQLTEDDMDAIADALRLSIEESTTR, encoded by the coding sequence ATGAGGCTCAACATCCCGCTGACCGGCGCCCCGGAGGTCGACGCGGTCCGCGAGGTCATCGAGTCCGGCTACCTGACGCAGGGTGCGAAGACGGCGGCGTTCGAGGAGGCGGTGCGCGGATACACGGCCGCCCGCCACGCCGCCGCCGTCAGCTCCGCCACGACCGGTCTGCACCTCGCCCTCGTCGCGCTCGGCGTCCAGCCGGGAGACGAGGTCGTGATCCCGGGCTTCAGCTTCCCGGCGACGGCGAACGCCGTGATCCAGCAGGGCGCCACGCCCGTGTTCGTCGACATCGACGAGGCGACGTTCAACCTCGACCCCGCGCTCCTCGACGCAGCCGTCACCGATCGGACCCGCGCCATCATGCCGGTGCACGCCTTCGGCCTCTGCGCGGACATGGACGCCATCAACGCCGTCGCCGCGCGGCACGAGCTGCCGGTGCTGGAAGACGCCGCGTGCGCTCTCGGCGGCACGTACGGGGGCCGTCACGCCGGCACGCTCGGCACCGCCGGCGTCTACTCGTTCCACCCTCGCAAGATCATCACGACCGCCGAGGGCGGGATGATCACGACCGATGACGACGAGCTCGCGAAGCGCATCGCCGTGCTGCGTGCGCACGGCGCCGTCCGCGGCGAGCTGTACATGGAGTTCGTCGAGGCCGGATTCAACTACCGGCTCAGCGACGTCCACGCGGCGATCGGCCTCGCCCAGATGACCCGCATCGACGACATCGTCTCGGGTCGCCGACGCGCGGCATCCGAGCTCACCAGCCGTGTCTCCGGCATCGAGGGCGTGCAGGTGCCGACGGAACCCGCAGGCACCGCCCACACCTTCCAGTCGTACGTCGTGCTCCTCGATGACGGCATCGATCGGGACGAGGTCATCCGTCGCATGCGAACGCGCGACATCGAGACGACGCTGGGGACGTACGGGATGCACCTGCAGCCGTATTTCCGCGAGCGGTTCGGCATCCCGGACGAGGCGCTCCCCCACACGACGCGCGCCCACCACCAGGCGCTCACGCTCCCGCTGTATCCGCAGCTGACCGAGGACGACATGGATGCGATCGCCGACGCGCTGCGACTGAGCATCGAGGAGAGCACGACACGATGA
- the hisH gene encoding imidazole glycerol phosphate synthase subunit HisH, whose product MTRPDVTIVDYGVGNLGSLRNALAKVGRSSEVTSDPQTVIDAARIILPGVGSFDHAVDRLTESGLGEAVVTAARDKGTPLAGVCLGMQLIMDGSDEGERPGLGLIPGRAHRFPDEFDGARLLVPHMGWSAAVAAKPSRLAPSLGSGGRFYFVHSYAVTPDDEADVLTWTEYGERYASSVERDNVIGIQFHPEKSHRFGLTLLGEFAVAEA is encoded by the coding sequence ATGACCCGACCTGATGTCACGATCGTCGACTACGGCGTGGGGAACCTCGGCTCGCTGCGCAATGCGCTGGCGAAGGTCGGGCGCTCCTCCGAGGTCACCAGCGACCCGCAGACCGTGATCGATGCCGCGCGCATCATCCTCCCCGGGGTCGGCTCCTTCGACCACGCCGTCGACCGCCTGACCGAGAGCGGCCTCGGCGAGGCCGTCGTGACGGCGGCCCGCGACAAGGGCACGCCGCTCGCGGGTGTGTGCCTCGGCATGCAGCTGATCATGGACGGCAGCGACGAGGGCGAGCGACCGGGTCTGGGCCTGATCCCCGGACGCGCCCACCGCTTCCCCGACGAGTTCGACGGTGCGCGCCTGCTCGTCCCGCACATGGGATGGAGCGCAGCCGTCGCGGCGAAGCCGTCGCGACTCGCACCGTCGCTGGGCAGCGGCGGACGGTTCTACTTCGTCCATTCCTATGCCGTCACCCCCGATGACGAGGCCGACGTCCTCACCTGGACGGAGTACGGCGAGCGCTATGCGTCGTCGGTGGAGCGCGACAACGTGATCGGGATCCAGTTCCACCCCGAGAAGAGCCACCGCTTCGGATTGACGCTCCTCGGCGAGTTCGCGGTGGCGGAGGCCTGA